A single region of the Penaeus monodon isolate SGIC_2016 chromosome 18, NSTDA_Pmon_1, whole genome shotgun sequence genome encodes:
- the LOC119584261 gene encoding trichohyalin-like isoform X3: MMEFAPRRSSGRVQKLKEKKEEEEKKLAIEIVEQEKRRQLEEEKKKKRKEEESVSGEKTERKKAREVLKEEVIQETASPPKVNKSPRERKRSESHENKSRERPEVEVIEINDTSEVEEEEEEVKEPIKKVKEVREKKAMDYSQEESPQKRRGRKPGRKPGSKKRVTKEEVSDEEEESSKPQVYSGRKTNNSLSSVAFSLSPAAVVPEPNVTAVNTVTSPPTKKKVKSAHMVLQTEDDLRTGMYKVLEHLRDHEDAWPFHDAVEEEYAPNYYAVIRRPMHISRMEERLDAGYYTNLAMFEGDFKLMMDNCKLYNGPESEYTHMAYNLEKVFAKLKAKYLEADLSSDEEMYIDMSYQQSAKRKKRRNNSDEKENTRIDGEKLSPKKRGRKKKKVGRKPKEKHISDVIIPPNKERKKGKFGREKDKEKEKPKKDKPKIDQYEFRDDDEEEDDDDDEDFDIPPLLVREDPYPEEDDEEEEEMEDYVLDTKKPILDHPPEEKEEEEAGEGEEEEDEDEEEEEEEEEEEEEIEQKMVIPAVKNKIGRPRKEDIIKKTVHKDAIGIEKKEEIEGEDVDDDDDDDIEPDVCMYYNNEDYRSDEDNDEEKSNADYISEKHNELFGEIDDIEDDEVVEEEEEEGEDGEEGGDKAQVSEKGKHNHVGKQNKKKGGIGKDKEKKKHKHGDKHDKHHHHHHHHHHHHHHHHKSKTKDGKHHKKKNKHAGEKDSKKILKVEDVYDYSDEEEREREREREREREREREREHDRDRDLDLDLELDLEQTEVAEPVEEVEEAQPVAKTKEETPGKKKKKVKHRGKHEKHGKHHDKQEKHEKHEKHKEGKVKEGKKEGKKKNSKKKKITAKNMAAINALSEATEQTLKDITTMLDDPTVPRFSEYSSASNSPSRKVTAEEFEAIAFKIEAEYRKKLMMDEPKEKEKKAHKKKKRKNGSGEDGEEEPKKKKIKKEKKAESDKESLDNTKELFKDIKDGRIKPGAIIKSKDIAKKEGVVKKETKNSSEGKPKAKTNPFGKINKQEDSKLTTLIAKAKESRIGLVPNSEVGDSPKLSLGSIIRSGDIGTGMKSSREANSADEEEKWETKEKWDSPWENRWEKIPEKEEAPSVREEEEKEEVQEVEEFPERISEEPPPTPRAPEIKQERATPNLSAWFKAFGTPKLSSAGPKKMPEDQVDSPKEPEDTEVIHVDDMSEVEESEVGMLERPPPSPLPPPSPEPPVSPEPPLSPEKPPETPWYEKLDEKLEDEPIWKKMKMGERQYTIQDGNMPDEEDDPYKFEEEELDRAREEAKKLEVERQRKASVSSSGVSDRSPLNHSFDSDRSPAAFSSEGERSPMTRSPHTPGFGAKQFSPVPEKSPSVPAYSPRYENALSKPFPSYDPEKAKYQANGAITVGFYQDMTDKPAGDSAEKQTTEPKPTESPVYSPTVPYMSSFYSSKADASKKQKSPASYASFYSSSDTALEKAKTPNYYSASAPATPTDKPSPAPLTSTEPAEKTKPQYSYYSYDPTKPLTDQYKSTGSVQPTQPQKKPPGYYNSHDGVKKQTPTLSPAAPTGPLTPTLASPVQVGLTTPAPAIQEKSEMQPLKKRAAIDKGCQDFPNNSSVTAAAVSPVDSSATQWAGRKSAEDSPVARNTAPPNVTVPFSPHPSALPANLANLSQIVSRITEPEANRPVPDKELSKSPAEPPRAPAAFPNPEPAIGKSLPPTPFAVAGGQTPTQVPVLDIERSGISAVNDLTDLHQQSLNLASRVQPAELARQIEADPRLQDRSMQPNYHQQITSPHMQTQPGLGSPQQITKPPQTPQSQIHSHPQPPIAHQKPSEGSRPSSRDLPPAHATEKSHMYLQQKSMWTSSLATSLANSLASSLPSSMVTSLATSLGSSLATTSVIASLQKMGSLQGDRLTQDRLTQERLAQLDRAALASLASRTGQANLFSHELLPRGSVAASQTQVGTGPSSGSSSGGGSSSGTPVSAGRSASGSSSGTGGSTPAATGNSVELGLSRSYTNMMTGQSSPLFGRGEGALTPGSLPRPLSGSSSPFLSQSPGLSAALGLPGAPRTPTPAHQQSHQSLSSLSQGSFPSLPRDPRDPISQSHPSLQIPSLNSISSSQAQTLSHLNAANLASYSGRDSLALMNQQSRGALAGGLVDPTSQLYQQYLQQRQEELILRSAGAHPSHLAAHQSMMIQQGLMSAAGFSSGYPPSLGLRPGSYQGMNRPWL; the protein is encoded by the exons ATGATGGAATTTGCCCCTCGGAGATCATCAGGAAGAGTACAGAaactgaaagagaagaaagaagaggaagagaaaaaattggCCATAGAAATAGttgaacaagagaagagaagacagctggaagaagagaagaagaagaaaagaaaggaagaagagtcTGTTtcaggagagaagacagagag AAAAAAGGCCCGTGAGGTGTTGAAAGAGGAAGTCATCCAGGAGACAGCTTCGCCGCCCAAGGTTAACAAATCCcctagagaaaggaagagaagtgaaAGCCACGAGAACAAAAGTAGAGAAAGACCAGAAGTCGAGGTAATTGAGATAAATGACACTtcggaggtagaggaggaggaggaggaggtcaaggAACCAATAAAGAAAGTCAAAGAAGTCCGGGAAAAGAAAGCCATGGACTATTCTCAGGAAGAATCTccacagaagagaagagggagaaaaccgGGAAGAAAACCTGGATCCAAAAAGCGCGTCACCAAGGAGGAAGTgtcggatgaggaggaggagagctctAAGCCTCAG GTATATAGTGGGCGGAAAACAAACAACTCTTTGTCATCTGTGGCGTTTTCACTCAGTCCAGCAGCAGTTGTGCCTGAACCTAATGTTACTGCTGTCAACACAGTCACTTCTCCACCAACTAAGAAGAAAGTTAAAAGTGCTCATAT GGTTCTTCAAACAGAGGATGACCTTCGCACAGGAATGTATAAGGTCTTGGAACATCTACGAGATCATGAGGATGCCTGGCCCTTCCATGATGCTGTAGAGGAGGAGTATGCCCCTAACTATTATGCTGTTATTAGAAGGCCTATGCACATCAGTCGG ATGGAAGAACGTCTCGATGCTGGGTATTACACTAATCTTGCCATGTTTGAAGGTGACTTCAAACTCATGATGGACAATTGCAAATTGTATAATGGACCAGAGAGTG AATACACACACATGGCATACAATCTGGAGAAAGTTTTTGCAAAGCTCAAAGCCAAATATTTGGAGGCGGATCTTTCTTCGGATGAAGAGATGTACATAGACATGAGCTACCAGCAGTcagccaaaagaaagaaaagacgaaataaCAGTGATGAGAAAGAGAACACAAGAATAGATGGTGAGAAACTTTCACCAAAGAAGAGGGGAcgcaagaagaagaaagtaggaaGGAAGCCAAAAGAGAAACATATTAGTGATGTAATTATCCCACCcaacaaggagaggaagaagggcaaGTTTggcagagaaaaagacaaagaaaaggagaagccgAAGAAGGACAAACCAAAGATTGATCAGTATGAGTtcagagatgatgatgaagaggaagatgatgatgatgatgaagattttgATATACCTCCACTGCTGGTGAGGGAAGACCCATATcctgaggaagatgatgaagaggaggaggagatggaagactATGTACTAGACACCAAAAAGCCTATCCTAGATCATCCtccagaagaaaaggaagaggaggaagcaggagagggagaagaggaggaggatgaggatgaggaagaggaggaggaagaagaggaggaggaagaggaaattgagCAAAAGATGGTCATTCCAGCTGTGAAGAATAAGATAGGAAGACCAAGAAAAGAAGACATTATTAAAAAGACTGTCCATAAGGATGCGATaggaatagaaaagaaggaagagattgAAGGGGAAGAtgtggatgatgacgatgatgatgatatagagcCAGATGTTTGCATGTATTACAACAATGAAGATTACAgaagtgatgaagataatgacgaaGAAAAGAGTAATGCAGACTACATAAGTGAAAAACACAATGAACTCTTTGGAGAGATTGATGACATTGAGGATGATGAAGTggttgaagaagaggaggaagagggagaagatggagaggagggaggagacaagGCACAAGTGTCAGAGAAGGGGAAACACAACCACGTCGGGAagcagaacaagaaaaaaggcgGGATTGgtaaagacaaggaaaagaagaagcacaAACATGGGGACAAGCAtgacaaacaccaccaccaccaccatcatcaccatcatcaccaccatcaccatcacaagaGCAAAACAAAAGATGGCAAACAccataagaaaaagaacaagcatGCAGGGGAAAAGGATAGCAAAAAGATCCTGAAGGTAGAGGATGTATACGACTACTCGGACGAAGAAGAACGTGAACGTGAACGCGAGCGCGAACGGGAACGTGAACGCGAACGTGAACGTGAACATGATCGTGATCGTGATCTTGATCTTGATCTTGAACTTGATCTTGAACAAACAGAGGTGGCTGAgccggtggaggaggtggaggaggcccaGCCTGTTGCCAAGACCAAAGAAGAGACCCctggcaagaagaagaagaaagtaaaacacAGGGGGAAGCATGAGAAGCATGGGAAGCACCATGATAAACAAGAGAAACATGAGAAGCACGAGAAGCACAAAGAAGGCAAGGtgaaagaaggtaaaaaagaaggaaagaagaaaaacagtaagaagaaaaagataactgCTAAGAACATGGCTGCCATTAATGCACTGTCTGAAGCTACTGAACAGACACTAAAG GATATAACAACAATGCTGGATGACCCAACAGTGCCACGCTTCAGTGAATACTCTTCAGCCAGCAACTCTCCATCTCGGAAGGTCACTGCCGAGGAATTTGAAGCAATTGCATTCAAAATTGAAGCAGAGTACCGCAAAAAATTGATGATGGATGaaccaaaagaaaaggagaagaaagcacataagaagaaaaagaggaagaatggcAGTGGAGAAGATGGTGAAGaagaaccaaagaaaaagaagataaagaaggaaaagaaggcagAAAGTGATAAAGAAAGTTTAGACAACACAAAAGAACTTTTCAAAGATATAAAAGATGGCAGAATAAAACCTGGAGCCATTATTAAATCTAAAGACATTGCCAAGAAAGAGGGTGTTgtgaagaaggagacaaagaattCATCAGAAggaaaaccaaaagcaaaaactAATCCCTTcggcaaaataaacaaacaagaagatTCAAAATTGACAACCCTCATTGCCAAAGCCAAAGAGTCACGCATAGGTCTAGTACCAAATAGTGAGGTCGGGGACAGCCCAAAGCTCAGTTTAGGCAGTATTATTCGCTCAGGTGATATCGGCACAGGTATGAAGTCTTCAAGAGAAGCCAACAGTGCCgatgaggaagagaagtgggAGACGAAAGAGAAATGGGATAGCCCGTGGGAGAACAGATGGGAAAAGATTCCGGAGAAGGAAGAGGCTCCGTCGgtgcgggaggaagaggagaaagaggaggtacaAGAGGTGGAGGAGTTTCCTGAGAGAATTAGCGAGGAGCCCCCTCCGACTCCACGCGCACCAGAGATCAAACAGGAGAGAGCCACCCCCAACTTGAGTGCTTGGTTCAAGGCCTTTGGCACACCTAAGCTGTCCTCAGCAGGGCCCAAGAAGATGCCTGAAGACCAGGTCGATAGTCCGAAAGAGCCGGAAGACACTGAGGTGATCCATGTTGACGACATGTCAGAGGTGGAGGAGAGTGAAGTAGGGATGCTGGAACGGCCGCCACCTTCACCACTGCCCCCGCCCAGCCCTGAGCCACCTGTATCGCCAGAGCCTCCCCTGTCACCCGAGAAGCCTCCCGAGACCCCCTGGTACGAAAAGCTGGACGAGAAGCTAGAGGATGAGCCAATATGGAAGAAGATGAAG ATGGGAGAGCGACAATATACGATACAGGACGGCAATATG ccTGATGAGGAGGATGACCCATACAAGTTTGAAGAGGAAGAACTCGATCGTGCACGTGAAGAAGCGAAGAAGCTTGAGGTGGAGAGACAGCGGAAGGCCTCTGTTTCCTCATCTGGGGTGTCTGACCGGTCGCCCCTCAACCACAGCTTTGACTCTGACCGCTCTCCTGCAGCCTTCTCTTCAGAAGGGGAGCGCTCGCCTATGACTAGGTCTCCTCACACCCCAGGTTTTGGTGCCAAGCAATTCTCGCCAGTACCAGAAAAGTCCCCGAGTGTGCCTGCATACTCGCCTCGATACGAGAATGCTCTCTCCAAACCATTCCCTTCGTATGATCCAGAGAAGGCAAAGTATCAGGCTAATGGGGCCATTACTGTTGGATTTTACCAGGACATGACTGATAAACCTGCAGGGGACAGTGCTGAAAAGCAGACTACTGAACCAAAACCAACAGAATCACCAGTATACAGTCCTACAGTGCCATACATGAGCTCCTTTTACTCTAGCAAGGCTGATGCTAGCAAGAAACAAAAGTCTCCAGCTAGCTATGCCAGTTTCTACAGTTCATCAGATACCGCTCTGGAAAAAGCCAAGACTCCAAACTACTATTCGGCTTCTGCTCCAGCCACACCCACAGATAAGCCGTCCCCAGCACCTTTGACATCAACTGAGCCAGCAGAAAAGACCAAACCCCAGTATAGTTACTATTCTTATGATCCAACAAAGCCCCTTACTGATCAGTATAAGAGCACTGGCTCTGTGCAGCCCACACAACCTCAGAAGAAGCCCCCAGGCTACTACAACAGCCATGATGGGGTGAAAAAGCAGACTCCAACACTATCACCAGCAGCCCCAACTGGTCCTCTGACTCCTACTTTGGCATCTCCAGTGCAGGTTGGATTAACAACACCTGCCCCAGCAATTCAGGAAAAATCAGAAATGCAACCATTGAAAAAGAGAGCAGCAATAGACAAAGGTTGTCAAGATTTCCCAAATAATTCCAGTGTGACAGCAGCAGCAGTCAGTCCGGTTGACAGCTCAGCAACTCAGTGGGCAGGTCGTAAATCTGCAGAAGATAGTCCAGTGGCTCGAAATACAGCACCTCCTAATGTGACagttcccttttctcctcatccCTCAGCACTGCCAGCCAATCTTGCCAACTTATCACAGATTGTGTCACGCATCACAGAGCCAGAAGCGAATAGACCAGTTCCTGATAAGGAGTTGTCCAAATCACCAGCTGAACCTCCACGAGCACCTGCAGCATTTCCCAATCCTGAACCTGCTATTGGAAAATCTTTGCCACCTACTCCATTTGCTGTGGCGGGAGGACAGACGCCAACACAGGTTCCAGTGTTAGACATAGAGCGCAGTGGTATAAGTGCTGTTAATGATTTGACAGACTTGCATCAGCAGAGTTTGAATCTTGCAAGTCGTGTTCAACCAGCAGAATTGGCTCGGCAGATTGAAGCTGACCCTAGATTACAAGATCGGTCAATGCAGCCTAATTATCATCAACAGATCACAAGTCCTCATATGCAAACACAGCCTGGCTTGGGCTCTCCACAGCAGATAACCAAACCCCCACAGACACCACAGTCTCAAATCCACAGTCATCCTCAGCCTCCAATAGCACACCAAAAGCCTAGTGAAGGAAGTCGTCCTTCCAGTCGTGACTTGCCACCTGCTCATGCCACTGAAAAATCACATATGTATCTCCAGCAAAAGAGTATGTGGACTTCCAGTTTAGCAACTAGTTTGGCCAACAGTCTTGCCTCCAGTTTACCATCAAGTATGGTTACTAGTCTAGCAACTAGTTTAGGATCATCTTTGGCTACTACATCAGTCATTGCTTCGCTGCAGAAGATGGGCTCATTACAGGGAGACCGCCTGACACAAGATAGACTAACACAAGAGCGCTTAGCGCAACTAGACCGTGCAGCTTTAGCCTCACTGGCCAGTCGAACTGGACAGGCGAATCTGTTTTCACATGAACTCTTACCTCGTGGATCAGTTGCTGCAAGTCAGACTCAGGTTGGTACTGGTCCAAGTAGTGGAAGTTCATCAGGTGGTGGTAGCTCATCAGGGACTCCAGTGTCAGCAGGGCGGTCAGCCTCTGGCTCCAGTTCTGGTACTGGAGGATCCACACCAGCAGCCACTGGTAATAGCGTGGAGTTGGGTTTAAGTCGTTCCTACACCAACATGATGACAGGCCAGTCATCACCACTCTTTGGCCGAGGGGAAGGTGCTCTTACTCCTGGATCTTTACCACGTCCACTCTCTGGTTCCTCATCTCCATTCCTGTCTCAATCACCAGGGCTAAGTGCTGCTCTTGGTCTTCCTGGAGCTCCTCGCACTCCTACTCCAGCTCATCAGCAGTCTCATCAAAGTCTCTCTAGCCTCAGTCAGGGTAGTTTTCCATCTCTTCCAAGAGACCCAAGGGACCCCATTTCACAATCCCATCCATCACTACAAATTCCAAGTCTTAATTCAATATCTTCAAGTCAAGCGCAGACCCTCAGTCATCTCAATGCGGCTAACTTGGCTTCCTATTCTGGAAGAGATTCCTTAGCACTCATGAACCAACAAAGCCGAGGCGCTTTAGCTGGTGGCTTAGTGGATCCCACCTCACAGCTTTACCAGCAGTACCTTCAGCAGAGACAAGAGGAACTAATCTTAAGGTCTGCTGGAGCACACCCCTCACATCTGGCTGCCCACCAGTCTATGATGATACAGCAGGGCCTGATGAGTGCAGCTGGTTTCTCCTCTGGCTACCCTCCTTCACTTGGCCTGAGACCAGGCTCGTACCAGGGCATGAATCGCCCCTGGCTCTAA